A genomic stretch from Solanum stenotomum isolate F172 chromosome 8, ASM1918654v1, whole genome shotgun sequence includes:
- the LOC125873637 gene encoding agamous-like MADS-box protein AGL66, whose amino-acid sequence MGRNKIVMKKIEDPGARQQFYSKRKGSIVKKSNELGVLCDTDIALLMFSPTGEVTTYSRGESFEDIMINAMKQPDELNRRSTPNPDEEHLMQSLAQSKSERKMIEKIAIVEAHMEKLNELKQTLSEAQEKISSYEPQVENINTVEEADAYNQYLLGAMERIQRSKAKLLANQEFLQRNENVAMAWVNAEDMSAAGND is encoded by the exons ATGGGTCGCAATAAGATTGTAATGAAGAAAATTGAGGATCCAGGTGCCCGTCAACAGTTTTACTCAAAGCGCAAGGGTAGCATTGTTAAGAAGTCAAATGAGTTGGGGGTTTTATGTGATACAGATATTGCACTGCTAATGTTTTCTCCAACTGGTGAAGTGACCACCTATTCTAGAGGAGAAAG TTTTGAGGATATCATGATCAATGCAATGAAGCAGCCTGATGAACTGAATCGACG atcCACTCCAAATCCAGATGAAGAG CATTTGATGCAGAGTCTCGCGCAATCAAAatctgaaagaaaaatgattgaaaaGATTGCTAT TGTCGAG gCTCATATGGAGAAGCTTAATGAGCTCAAACAAACACTAAGTGAAGCACAGGAGAAAATAAG TTCTTACGAGCCACAAGTGGAGAATATCAACACAGTTGAAGAAGCTGATGCATATAATCAGTATCTTCTGGGTGCTATGGAACGGATTCAACGATCCAAA GCAAAACTCTTGGCTAACCAGGAATTTCTCCAGAGAAATGAAAATGTCGCG ATGGCTTGGGTCAACGCAGAGGATATGTCTGCTGCAGGTAACGATTAA